The genomic stretch TGCTTCTTTTGTGTCTAAAAAGAATATAATAATTCATATATTCAGTTATTTATTCGTTGTAGACTGGTGGCTGTAACCGGTATGCTGAATTTTTTTCAAAAAACTTTATTTTTCTTGTCGCCCATTTTTTGGGGGTACGTGTATTAGCTGTGAAAAATAGAAAGAGATGAAGTATAACGAGAAAGATATAGAGTTTGCTAATCAGATTCTTACACGTCGAAATAAATTAGATAACGAGTTAGTTGAGGCTTGGATGAGTAATCCGTTGCACGTGGAGATGTTGAAGGAATTCGTTGCCATTCGGGAGGAATACACGAACTGGGATTTTGAGATAATAAAAGGTGAAGAGCGGGAGCGTTTACAGCGAGCCATTACTCGAAAGAAAAAACGTCAATTGGTTATGCGTTGGTCAGTGGCGGCATCCGTCATATTGTGTGTTGCGTTAAGTGCATTGTACTTGTGGAATGATTCCGATTGGTTTTTTGAACAAAAATTTCCTCAACAGGCCAATTGGGAGCAAGGTAAATTAGCTGAAGTTGAATTGATTTTGGCAGATGGAAAACGTGTTCCGTTAGGTGGTTCCGGGCGGCAAATTCAAGATCATGGAGTATTCGGTATTAAAGATGATTCTTTACAGGGGTTGACTTACGTGCAGGCAAAAGCGTTGGATGAAAAGGTGACGGTGGTTTTATACAACACGCTGAAAGTTCCGACGGGCGGTTTTTATCAATTAGAACTAAGTGATGGAACACGGGTTTGGTTGAATGCCGAATCGGAATTACGGTTTCCTGTACAATTCGGTACTGGGGAACGGGAGGTGTATTTAAAGGGAGAGGCATATTTTGATGTGCGGAAAGATGTAACCCGTCGTTTTATCGTTCATCTGAAAGAGTCGAATGTGACCGTGCTGGGAACTTCGTTTAATATCAAGGCGTATGGGGATGAGGATTATATATATACTACCTTGGTGGAGGGGAAAGTGCGGTTTACTTCGGAGAAAGAGCATGAAGAGGTAACTTTGCGACCGGGGATGCAAAGTGTTTTGAACTTGAAATCGGGTAAAACAGAATTGAAGGAGGTGGAAGTCGAGCAATTCACGGCTTGGCGACAGGGACGTTTTGTTTTCCCTTCTACTACTTTAGGGGATTTGATGTGTCAGTTGAAACGTTGGTATGATATTGATGTAGTTTATTTGTCCCCGGAGGCGAAAGGGTATGAATTCCGGGGAGCGATTAACCGGGATATGGATTTGAAAAACGTGTTGGCTATCGTGGAGAAGACAAGTAATGTTGTTTTTGATATAAATGGACGAACAATAAAAGTGACAATAAAAAATGAATAGGAGAAGAAACGAGGATTGCCGTCAACAACCCCCGTCTGATTCTCCCAAAGAGAACCTCAATAATTAATTTGAAATTCAAAGTTATGAAAAAAAAGTTTAGTTTGTGCCATTTCGGTACATACAGGGGATTTTTTAACCTATTTCATGGAGTGAGGGTTATGATATTCCTGATGCTGGTAGGGTTAACCCACGTGTCGGCAACGGCTTCCAGTCAGAATGCGGTCATTAGTCTGAAATTAAAAGATGTCAGCTTGGAAGAGGCCGTCCGAAGTGCGGAAAAACAATTAAAACAGGATTTCTTTTTTAATAAACAGGAGATTGATGTGAATAAGAAAGTGTCCGTTGATCTGGAGAATGCCTCGGTAGCCGATTTCGTTCGTTTGGTATTCGGACAGAATTTCGGATACGAATTGGTCGATAACGTGATTGTTGTTTCCCGGAAACCGGCAACACAGGTAAACGTGAAATCCGTGGAGATCTCGGGTAAAGTGGTGGACAAGGACAACGCTCCGCTACCGGGGGTAACCGTGCTGGTGAAAGGTACCAGTTTGGGTACGGCCACGGATATAAACGGAACCTATAAATTGTCTATCCCGGATCAACAGTCGATCGTGTTGGAATTCTCGTTTGTCGGGATGAAAACAAAAACGGTGACTTACACGGGGCAGAAGGAGATCAACGTGGTGTTGGAAGAGGATGTGAGTGAAATGGAAGAGGTGGTTGTGACCGGTTACCAGAAGATTGAACGTCGTAAGTTGACGTCTTCAATTACTACGGTGGATATGGACCGTTTGCGTATGGTGAATCAGCCGAGTATTGATAAATTATTACAAGGACAGGTACCGGGAATGACCATCGTGAGTACTTCAGGGGCTCCGGGAGCCGTTCCACAAATACGAATTCGGGGAACCTCCACGATTAGTGGTAACGTTCAGCCGTTATGGGTGGTTGACGGAATTATTCTTGAAGATCCGGTGGATGCCAATGTCGATGATCTTCTGAACAATAGAAATTTGATCGCATCCGGTATCGGGGGCGTGAACGTGGATGATATTGAATCGATCAACGTTTTGAAAGATGCCGCAGCAACAGCTATTTACGGTACACGAGCAGCCAATGGTGTTATCGTGATTACTTCTAAAAAGGGTACGGCCGGTAAAACTCGGGTAACTTACAATGGAAGTATCACGATGGGTATGCGTCCGAAATTGAAAGATGCTTACATGATGAATTCAAAAGACCGTATTGATGTGAATATGGAGATGTTAGCGCAAGGTTTGTTAAAGGCTTCTTCCAACGGGGCCGGGCAATATGGAACGGTTTCCGATTTCGAGCGTTATTTTATAGACGTGCATGATCATAAAATGACTTGGGAGCAGTTTCAAGATAGAGTGAATCAGTTGGAAACGGTGAATACCGATTGGTTTAAGTATCTTTTCCGGAATTCGATAACTCATCGCCACAGTATTAGTATTTCTGGGGGATCGGAAAACACGACGTTCTATCTTTCCGGTAGTTATATGGATGAGCAGGCAACTGCCAAAAGTGTGGGAATGGATACTTACACGATGGCGGCAAAGGTGTTCACCAAGTTAAGACATAATTTACGTATCGGGGGAATGTTGGACGTGAATATGCGTAACAACAAGAGTTTCTTCGCTTCCGATTCACGTGAGAATCCCTACGAATGGGCGATCTACACGACCCGGGCTCATAATGCCTATGACGAGAATGGTGATTTCAATTATATGTATTATAATGATCTGAAATTTAATTTTCTGGAAAACAGGGAACAAAGTTGGAGAAAATCCAAGAGTTTTGGGTTGAAGGGAACCGTAGACATCGAGTGGAAGATATTGCCGGATCTGACTTTCACCAGTTTGTTCTCGTTCTCGAAATCAAACACGACCGACGTGGACGTGGCAACCGAGGATAGTTATTTTGTGCGTGCCCGTCAAAAGGATATGCAGGATAACACCACTTTTGAGCCGGTATGGCACGATGGTGGATACCGCCAGAGCAAAGGAACGAATAATAGTTCCATCACATTCCGTAACCAGATATCTTATATGCCGGTTATCAATGAAGATCACCGTTTTGACGTGATGGTAGGCCAGGAAATACGAACTTCTAAATATGAAGAGGAGAAAATCCAAATTTATGGTTACGCTCACGATCGGGGGCATCAACAAATTCTACAATTGGATTTGATGGCTAAATTAGGCGTTCCTTACTGGACGGAAAGTATGAATGAAACGGCTGCCGTTTCTTGGTTTGGAGTGGCCGGTTACACGTATAAGAATCGTTACACGGTGAGTTTCAATGCCCGTACGGATGGTTCTAATCGTTTTGGATTGAAAACGAATGACCTTTTCCAGCCGCTTTGGTCGGTCGGGTTTAATTACCAGGTGAAAGAGGAAAATTTTTTGAAAGATGTGCAGTGGTTGACCTATCTAACGCTGAAAGGTTCTTACGGAAGCCAGGGAAACGTGGCAGATGCTTATTCAGATTTGGTAGCTAAAGTTGGTACTATTGATGCAATTAAGAAAGAGAATTATTTGGTTATTGATGCTCCGAAAAATCCCAATTTGAAATGGGAGAAGAATTATTCTACCAATCTGGCTTTGGAGTTCGGACTCTTTAATCGTAGAATTGCCGGAACATTGGAATACTACTATAAGAAAGGTGTCGATTTGCTTGGAAAAAAACAAGTGTCTTTAGTTTCCGGGTTCCCGTCAGTTTCTGTAAACTGGGCATCCATGAAGAATACCGGTTGGGAGTTCTCGTTAAACACGATTAATATAGACACTCATGGCTTCCGCTGGACTTCTAATTTCAACTTCGGTTATAATTACAACGAGATTCTGGATGTTTATTCAACGCCTACGTATGGCTCCATGACAAATGCCCAACGGACGGATTACGCTTCGGCTGCAATCGTGGGTAAACCGATTAACGGGTTATGGTCTTATAAATATGCGGGATTGAACGAGGAGGGACGTGCCCAGTTCTATAACGAAAAAGGGGAAAAGGTTCTGAAAGGGATGAATAATATTGAAGGGTTGGTGTATTCCGGTACAACAATGCCTTTAGTGCAAGGTGGTTTTACCAACACGTTCATGTATAAAAATGTGACATTGTCAGTATTGTTGGTTGGAAACTTCGGAAACGTGATTCGTTTGAGAAATATGACGGATGGGCAAGCATTTGCTTACCCGGCAGCAACACAGAATATGTCTAAAGAATGGGCCTCTAGGTGGAGAAAACCGGGAGACGAGGCTTTCACGGATATTCCGAGACTGGAGGCGAACGAGTTTGATGATGCCGTTTTCTATCCTTACCCGTCAAACGGAACGATGTATAATAATAGTGACCTGAGAACCGTGAAGGGGGATTTCGTGCGGTTGCAGAATATATCCTTGAGTTATGACTTGAATCTGAAAAAATTACGGGATTTGGGAATTCAAAACATTCGTTTTATGTTGCAAGGGAATAACCTGCACGTGTGGAAAAATTCGAAGTTGAAAGGACAAGATCCTGAGGCAACGGGAGCTATCATGAAATATGGGTCAACGAGTAGTGCCAATGTTTCTTTCGGGAACACGTATCTGCCTTTATCTCGTACTTACTCGTTTTCGCTATCTGTACAATTTTAATGTTATTGATTATGAAAAAGATATTTTATACTCACGTGTTGATACTACTTACGTTGTTCTGTAGTTGTGATTTGCTGGATATAAAACCGGTGAACAGTATGTTGCCGGTTAGCGTGGAGGATTTCGAATCCGTTTTGTTGGGGGGGTATCCCCGTTCGGATTTCTTTATTAATACCGATCTGGCTACGGATAACGTGTATGCGAATCTAAATGCCACTTCTGCGGTAACAAAATCTTATGAACCATGGTTTGTTTGGGCGGCTACGCATCAGTATAACGGGGCCGAGGATGGTTATTGGAAACAGTTGTATCAATCTATATTTTACGCGAACACGGTTCTGGATGAATTTGCCGGGAAAACACCTTCTGCCGAAGAAAAGAATTTGTTTGAAACGGTACGAGGTGAGGCTTATGCTTTGCGGGCCTATTGTTATTTTTATTTGGTGAATTATTATGCTGAGAATTATGCAACCGAGAACATGGAAAAGCCGGGAGTCCCGATGCCATTGAGCGCCAAGGATGTGCATCAGAATACCCAGAATAACG from Butyricimonas virosa encodes the following:
- a CDS encoding SusC/RagA family TonB-linked outer membrane protein; this encodes MKKKFSLCHFGTYRGFFNLFHGVRVMIFLMLVGLTHVSATASSQNAVISLKLKDVSLEEAVRSAEKQLKQDFFFNKQEIDVNKKVSVDLENASVADFVRLVFGQNFGYELVDNVIVVSRKPATQVNVKSVEISGKVVDKDNAPLPGVTVLVKGTSLGTATDINGTYKLSIPDQQSIVLEFSFVGMKTKTVTYTGQKEINVVLEEDVSEMEEVVVTGYQKIERRKLTSSITTVDMDRLRMVNQPSIDKLLQGQVPGMTIVSTSGAPGAVPQIRIRGTSTISGNVQPLWVVDGIILEDPVDANVDDLLNNRNLIASGIGGVNVDDIESINVLKDAAATAIYGTRAANGVIVITSKKGTAGKTRVTYNGSITMGMRPKLKDAYMMNSKDRIDVNMEMLAQGLLKASSNGAGQYGTVSDFERYFIDVHDHKMTWEQFQDRVNQLETVNTDWFKYLFRNSITHRHSISISGGSENTTFYLSGSYMDEQATAKSVGMDTYTMAAKVFTKLRHNLRIGGMLDVNMRNNKSFFASDSRENPYEWAIYTTRAHNAYDENGDFNYMYYNDLKFNFLENREQSWRKSKSFGLKGTVDIEWKILPDLTFTSLFSFSKSNTTDVDVATEDSYFVRARQKDMQDNTTFEPVWHDGGYRQSKGTNNSSITFRNQISYMPVINEDHRFDVMVGQEIRTSKYEEEKIQIYGYAHDRGHQQILQLDLMAKLGVPYWTESMNETAAVSWFGVAGYTYKNRYTVSFNARTDGSNRFGLKTNDLFQPLWSVGFNYQVKEENFLKDVQWLTYLTLKGSYGSQGNVADAYSDLVAKVGTIDAIKKENYLVIDAPKNPNLKWEKNYSTNLALEFGLFNRRIAGTLEYYYKKGVDLLGKKQVSLVSGFPSVSVNWASMKNTGWEFSLNTINIDTHGFRWTSNFNFGYNYNEILDVYSTPTYGSMTNAQRTDYASAAIVGKPINGLWSYKYAGLNEEGRAQFYNEKGEKVLKGMNNIEGLVYSGTTMPLVQGGFTNTFMYKNVTLSVLLVGNFGNVIRLRNMTDGQAFAYPAATQNMSKEWASRWRKPGDEAFTDIPRLEANEFDDAVFYPYPSNGTMYNNSDLRTVKGDFVRLQNISLSYDLNLKKLRDLGIQNIRFMLQGNNLHVWKNSKLKGQDPEATGAIMKYGSTSSANVSFGNTYLPLSRTYSFSLSVQF
- a CDS encoding FecR family protein, translating into MKYNEKDIEFANQILTRRNKLDNELVEAWMSNPLHVEMLKEFVAIREEYTNWDFEIIKGEERERLQRAITRKKKRQLVMRWSVAASVILCVALSALYLWNDSDWFFEQKFPQQANWEQGKLAEVELILADGKRVPLGGSGRQIQDHGVFGIKDDSLQGLTYVQAKALDEKVTVVLYNTLKVPTGGFYQLELSDGTRVWLNAESELRFPVQFGTGEREVYLKGEAYFDVRKDVTRRFIVHLKESNVTVLGTSFNIKAYGDEDYIYTTLVEGKVRFTSEKEHEEVTLRPGMQSVLNLKSGKTELKEVEVEQFTAWRQGRFVFPSTTLGDLMCQLKRWYDIDVVYLSPEAKGYEFRGAINRDMDLKNVLAIVEKTSNVVFDINGRTIKVTIKNE